One window from the genome of Nisaea sediminum encodes:
- a CDS encoding pyrimidine 5'-nucleotidase, with protein MLDPNAVETWIFDLDNTLYPAGSNIFARVSKRITVYVQDRFSLEEEAARALQKDLFWRHGTTLRGLMVEHGVDGEEYLHYVHDIDVSDIDPNHALAEAIGRLPGRKIIYTNGSVPHARRIMERIGVDHHFEDVFDIVAADYVPKPNPDPYDILVSRHGIDPVRAVMVEDMARNLEPAAALGMTTVWLSGTLDWAKEGAEEDYVHHVAEDLTEWLNGLSGTPAA; from the coding sequence ATGCTGGACCCGAATGCGGTCGAGACCTGGATCTTCGATCTCGACAACACGCTCTATCCCGCAGGGAGCAATATTTTTGCGCGGGTTTCCAAACGCATCACGGTGTATGTCCAGGATCGCTTCTCGCTCGAAGAAGAGGCGGCGCGCGCCCTGCAGAAGGACCTGTTTTGGCGCCACGGCACCACGTTGCGGGGCCTGATGGTGGAGCATGGCGTGGACGGGGAAGAATATCTCCATTACGTGCACGACATAGATGTCTCGGACATCGATCCCAATCACGCCCTCGCCGAGGCCATCGGCCGGCTGCCTGGGCGCAAGATCATCTACACCAACGGTTCTGTCCCGCATGCGCGCCGGATCATGGAGCGGATCGGCGTCGACCATCATTTCGAGGACGTGTTCGACATCGTCGCGGCGGATTACGTGCCGAAGCCCAACCCGGATCCTTACGACATTCTCGTCTCGCGCCATGGCATCGACCCCGTGCGGGCCGTCATGGTCGAGGACATGGCCCGCAACCTCGAGCCCGCGGCCGCGCTCGGCATGACCACGGTCTGGCTCTCCGGCACGCTCGACTGGGCGAAGGAGGGCGCCGAGGAGGACTATGTCCACCATGTCGCTGAGGATTTGACGGAGTGGCTGAACGGCCTGTCAGGCACGCCCGCCGCCTGA
- a CDS encoding sensor domain-containing diguanylate cyclase, translating into MTGLESDQHSPLEEDLAELAESDADRLLRLLENGAPLFDYPGPVILVDPEKKVVGTNPAAMSLVHGIMSGTALSITALVSATLSSGGRPQNMKILDEEAGRTTDITALPVDGGQHVLLFGRDISLDQNLRNALVESRQRYKDLVEISSDFAWETDASGKFVFVSTAGALGYEPDELVGRVADDFVSKLDGIQIVTPFSAKEPSTGIEFRFRRADGSIAELEASAAPLHTEDGEWLGARGVCRDVTEARRRDAALAKARNRERLMAYIVRTIRDELDPKAMMASAARAIARSLASDGCVICRRNASGRLLVAAELGDPPEDFLRNLLAAETEGLTPTVINDPNGAHILAVPTDYHQRTNGAVVLWRDHAGGAWNEDDAALMKEVSNQIGIAIEQVASHENLELLSTTDPLTKLLNRRTFQERLDGRLRKKGAGGALVYVDLDNFKLVNDNLGHKKGDEVLLDVAAMLHGCSGNNDMPARLGGDEFVVWFDNADRDKARAKAEHLLEAAGTLAKYAVDEKRKVGMSIGIAWIAPGGDVPSENAENLIARADEAMYEIKHGGKNAYTFAPDPGAPDPGALAPDASGDRSDGQ; encoded by the coding sequence GTGACTGGGCTTGAGAGCGACCAACATTCGCCGCTCGAAGAGGATCTGGCAGAATTGGCGGAAAGCGACGCAGATAGGCTCCTGAGACTGTTGGAAAACGGAGCTCCGCTGTTCGATTATCCGGGCCCGGTGATCCTGGTCGACCCCGAGAAGAAAGTCGTCGGCACCAATCCGGCGGCGATGTCGCTCGTGCATGGGATCATGTCCGGCACGGCGCTTTCGATCACGGCGCTGGTCAGTGCGACCCTGTCGAGCGGCGGCCGGCCGCAGAACATGAAAATCCTCGACGAGGAAGCGGGACGGACGACCGACATCACCGCGCTGCCGGTCGATGGCGGACAACATGTCCTGCTCTTCGGCCGCGACATCTCGCTCGATCAGAATTTGCGCAACGCCCTGGTCGAATCGCGTCAGCGCTATAAGGATCTGGTCGAGATCTCCAGCGACTTCGCCTGGGAAACCGACGCCAGCGGAAAATTCGTCTTCGTCTCGACGGCCGGCGCGCTTGGCTACGAGCCGGACGAACTGGTCGGGCGGGTCGCAGACGATTTCGTCAGCAAGCTCGACGGCATCCAGATCGTCACCCCCTTCAGTGCGAAAGAACCCTCGACCGGGATCGAGTTCCGCTTCCGCCGGGCCGACGGATCGATCGCCGAGCTCGAGGCGTCTGCAGCCCCGCTTCACACCGAGGACGGCGAATGGCTCGGCGCGCGCGGTGTCTGCCGCGACGTCACCGAGGCACGGCGGCGCGATGCCGCACTGGCGAAGGCGCGCAACCGCGAACGCCTGATGGCCTATATTGTCCGCACCATCCGCGACGAACTCGACCCGAAGGCAATGATGGCCTCCGCCGCCCGCGCGATCGCCCGTTCGCTCGCCTCCGACGGCTGCGTCATCTGCCGCCGCAACGCCTCCGGCAGGCTTTTGGTCGCCGCCGAACTCGGCGATCCCCCGGAGGATTTTCTCCGGAACCTGCTTGCCGCGGAAACAGAGGGCCTGACACCGACCGTTATCAATGACCCGAACGGCGCCCATATTCTCGCCGTGCCGACCGATTATCATCAGCGCACCAACGGGGCGGTGGTGCTCTGGCGCGACCATGCAGGCGGCGCCTGGAACGAGGATGACGCCGCTCTCATGAAGGAGGTCTCGAACCAGATCGGCATCGCCATCGAGCAGGTCGCCTCACACGAGAATCTGGAACTGCTTTCGACCACCGACCCGCTGACCAAACTGCTCAACCGCCGGACCTTTCAGGAGCGGCTCGACGGCCGTCTCCGGAAAAAGGGAGCCGGCGGCGCGCTGGTCTATGTCGATTTGGATAACTTCAAGCTCGTGAACGACAATCTGGGCCACAAGAAGGGCGACGAGGTGCTGCTCGACGTCGCCGCGATGCTCCACGGATGCTCGGGCAACAACGACATGCCGGCACGTCTCGGCGGCGACGAGTTTGTGGTCTGGTTCGACAATGCGGACAGGGACAAGGCGCGGGCGAAGGCCGAGCACCTGCTGGAGGCCGCCGGCACGCTCGCCAAATATGCCGTCGACGAGAAGCGCAAGGTCGGGATGTCGATCGGCATCGCCTGGATTGCCCCCGGCGGCGATGTCCCGTCTGAAAATGCCGAAAACCTGATCGCCCGCGCGGACGAAGCGATGTACGAAATCAAGCATGGCGGCAAGAACGCCTACACCTTTGCCCCAGACCCGGGTGCCCCAGACCCGGGTGCTCTCGCCCCGGACGCAAGCGGAGACCGCAGCGATGGCCAATAA
- a CDS encoding DUF2336 domain-containing protein, producing MANKPKRRMSDADKAAYEQAKNIAASTNLAERRRLAEDHLTPPEILFFLAEDDNSEIREAVAANTATPRHADQFLAKDESEDVRSIVARKVAAIAPDLSSERRESIRKLTVEVLETLALDHVDRVRAVLADAVKDLPDAPPELISRVIEVLARDTTLSVSGPILEHSPLLADELLVEIIRNEPVAGAIAAISRRQAVSETVSDAVIGAEDDAAIAQLLGNKSAQIREETLDELIENAADRPVLHRPLVTRPKLLGRHALSLARFVGYALVAELTKRADLGAEASAQLARELERRLEENPELADGTEESEIILTGRDRAMKMFENGTLTEEAVRDAVSEGKRPFVLAALECVSGLPEDAVHSLASSINPKAVVALVWKAGYSMEFAVQLQLRLANIPPEKALKPTEDGGFPLSDDQMSWQIELVSEETEKED from the coding sequence ATGGCCAATAAGCCCAAGCGACGCATGAGCGATGCGGACAAGGCCGCGTACGAGCAGGCCAAGAACATCGCCGCCAGCACCAATCTGGCGGAACGTCGGCGCTTGGCGGAAGACCACCTGACCCCTCCGGAGATCCTGTTCTTCCTCGCCGAGGACGACAATAGTGAGATTCGCGAGGCGGTCGCCGCGAACACGGCCACGCCGCGTCATGCCGACCAGTTCCTGGCAAAGGACGAGAGCGAGGATGTCCGCTCCATCGTCGCCCGCAAGGTCGCGGCGATCGCACCCGATCTCAGCTCGGAACGCCGGGAGAGCATCCGCAAGCTGACCGTCGAGGTGCTGGAGACCCTTGCCCTCGACCATGTCGACCGGGTCCGCGCGGTTCTGGCCGACGCGGTGAAGGATCTTCCCGATGCGCCGCCGGAATTGATCAGCCGGGTCATCGAGGTTCTGGCGCGGGATACGACGCTCTCGGTCTCAGGCCCGATCCTCGAACATTCTCCCCTGCTTGCTGACGAGCTTCTGGTCGAGATCATCCGCAACGAGCCCGTGGCCGGTGCGATTGCCGCCATCTCCCGCCGTCAGGCCGTTTCAGAGACGGTGTCCGACGCTGTCATCGGCGCCGAGGACGACGCCGCCATCGCCCAACTGCTCGGCAACAAGTCGGCGCAGATCCGCGAGGAAACGCTGGACGAGCTGATCGAGAACGCGGCGGACCGGCCGGTCCTGCATCGCCCGCTGGTCACACGGCCGAAACTGCTCGGCCGCCACGCCCTCAGCCTGGCGCGGTTCGTCGGTTACGCCCTGGTGGCCGAACTCACCAAGCGGGCCGATCTCGGGGCGGAAGCCTCGGCCCAGCTGGCGCGCGAGCTCGAACGGCGTCTGGAGGAGAATCCGGAGCTCGCCGACGGCACCGAGGAGAGCGAGATCATCCTCACCGGGCGCGACCGAGCCATGAAGATGTTCGAGAACGGAACGCTGACGGAAGAGGCGGTGCGGGACGCCGTCAGCGAAGGCAAGCGTCCGTTCGTTCTCGCGGCTCTGGAATGCGTCTCCGGCCTGCCCGAGGACGCGGTGCATTCCCTGGCGTCCTCGATCAACCCGAAAGCGGTTGTCGCCCTGGTCTGGAAGGCCGGATACAGCATGGAGTTCGCGGTGCAGCTCCAGCTCCGGCTCGCGAACATTCCGCCGGAAAAGGCGCTGAAGCCGACCGAAGACGGCGGCTTCCCGCTCAGCGACGATCAGATGTCCTGGCAGATCGAACTGGTCAGTGAAGAAACCGAGAAGGAGGACTGA
- the argB gene encoding acetylglutamate kinase: MTGPSLTELRQTWLSKADILTEALPYMRRYSGKTVVIKFGGHAMGDEELFKSFAADMVLLKQVGMDPIVVHGGGPQIGKMLDRLKIKSEFIDGLRVTDTATVEIVEMVLAGSINKGIVAAINAAGGRAVGISGKDGNLITARKVTRTKVDPDSSIEKVLDLGLVGEPASVDVEILKIFSSGGLIPVIAPIGLGPDGETYNINADTSAGAIAAASDAARFLLLTDVAGVLDKDGKLIPELSVEEAQARIEDGTISGGMIPKIETCIEAIKTGARAAVIFDGRVPHACLVELFTPHGVGTIIRR, translated from the coding sequence ATGACCGGACCGTCATTGACCGAGCTGCGCCAGACCTGGCTTTCCAAAGCGGATATCCTGACCGAGGCGCTGCCCTACATGCGCCGCTACAGTGGCAAGACGGTCGTGATCAAGTTCGGCGGCCATGCCATGGGCGACGAGGAACTCTTCAAGTCCTTCGCCGCCGACATGGTGCTTTTGAAGCAGGTCGGCATGGACCCGATCGTGGTCCATGGTGGCGGCCCCCAGATCGGTAAGATGCTGGATCGCCTCAAGATCAAGAGCGAGTTCATCGACGGCCTGCGGGTCACCGACACCGCAACGGTCGAGATCGTCGAGATGGTGCTGGCGGGCTCGATCAACAAAGGTATTGTCGCTGCGATCAATGCGGCCGGCGGCCGCGCGGTCGGCATCTCCGGTAAGGACGGCAACCTGATCACCGCCCGCAAGGTGACGCGGACCAAGGTCGATCCCGACAGCAGCATCGAGAAGGTGCTCGACCTGGGGCTCGTCGGCGAGCCGGCGAGCGTCGATGTCGAGATTCTGAAGATTTTCTCCAGCGGCGGCCTGATCCCTGTCATCGCGCCGATCGGCCTCGGACCGGACGGCGAGACCTACAACATCAACGCCGATACCTCCGCCGGGGCGATTGCCGCGGCCTCCGACGCCGCCCGCTTCCTGCTGCTGACGGACGTCGCCGGCGTGCTCGACAAGGACGGCAAGCTGATCCCGGAACTGTCGGTCGAGGAAGCGCAGGCCCGCATCGAGGACGGCACGATTTCCGGCGGCATGATCCCGAAGATCGAAACCTGCATCGAGGCGATCAAGACTGGTGCCCGCGCCGCGGTCATTTTCGACGGGCGCGTTCCGCATGCCTGTCTGGTGGAACTTTTCACCCCGCATGGCGTTGGTACGATCATACGCCGCTGA
- the yihA gene encoding ribosome biogenesis GTP-binding protein YihA/YsxC: MEDELDPEALEAGRLLFAQECRFVWGAARLDQLPDAGLPEIAFAGRSNVGKSSLVNALTGRKTLARTSNTPGRTQQLNFFDLGGRLMIVDLPGYGYAKVSKTQVAAWNHVLRHYLKGSTVLQRVLLLIDSRHGLKDTDREMMDMLDQAAVSYQVVLTKVDKPKKAELEKVIADTEAELRTHVAAHPIIVRTSAEKGTGIPELRAALAALAAS, translated from the coding sequence ATGGAAGACGAACTGGACCCCGAAGCGCTGGAGGCTGGGCGCCTCCTCTTCGCGCAGGAATGCCGGTTCGTCTGGGGCGCGGCCCGGCTCGACCAGCTGCCGGACGCCGGCCTGCCGGAGATCGCCTTCGCCGGGCGCTCGAATGTCGGCAAGTCGAGCCTTGTCAACGCGCTGACCGGCCGGAAGACCCTCGCCCGCACCTCGAACACGCCAGGCCGCACCCAGCAGCTCAACTTCTTCGATCTCGGCGGAAGGCTGATGATCGTCGATCTGCCCGGATACGGCTACGCAAAGGTCTCCAAGACCCAGGTCGCGGCCTGGAACCATGTGCTGCGGCATTACCTGAAAGGCAGCACCGTCCTGCAGCGGGTCCTGCTGCTCATCGACTCCCGGCACGGCCTCAAGGATACCGACCGGGAGATGATGGATATGCTCGATCAGGCCGCGGTGTCCTATCAGGTGGTCCTGACCAAGGTCGACAAGCCGAAAAAGGCCGAGCTGGAAAAGGTGATCGCCGATACCGAAGCGGAATTGCGCACGCATGTCGCCGCACATCCTATTATCGTGCGGACGAGTGCCGAGAAGGGAACCGGTATTCCGGAGTTGCGGGCGGCGCTGGCGGCACTCGCCGCGTCTTGA
- the yidC gene encoding membrane protein insertase YidC encodes MNEQKNLIAAVVLSVAILVGFQFFYEVPKSEKEAARQAEIAASSPAASSTTPSASSVPSAVPGQGGGAPAVSEMSPADAAKARRDIAADSKRVRIQAPGMRGTISPVGARIDDAILTHYRETLDKDSDNIHLLKPVGAPKSYYAEFGWVPEAAGTKVPDAKTVWSADSDVLSPSQPVTFTWDNGEGLVFERTYAIDDDFMFTVKQRVRNTGDTPVTLFPYGLLSRGGTPKTAGFYILHEGPLGVFDETLKEVDYDDLQESGKVEVEATGGWIGITDKYWLAALVPSQDEAMKYRFTHSIRQQDDRYQTDYLGAARSIAAGGTAETEAHLFAGAKEVKLLDRYEAKYGVANFDLAVDFGWFYFLTKPFFYALSWIHGLVGNFGIAILIFTVCVKAVFFPLANKSYKSMAKMRELTPKMQALREQYGDDKQRLNQEMMGLYKKEKVNPASGCLPIVIQIPVFFALYKVLFVSIEMRHAPFYGWIHDLSAPDPTTLFNLFGLIPWTPPAFIPLIGVWPIIMGLTMFLQQKLNPQPADPIQAKVFMFLPLFFTFLLASFPAGLVIYWAWNNLLSIAQQRLIMWRMGVK; translated from the coding sequence ATGAACGAGCAGAAGAATCTGATTGCCGCTGTCGTACTTTCCGTGGCGATCCTGGTCGGCTTTCAGTTTTTCTACGAGGTTCCGAAATCCGAGAAGGAGGCGGCACGGCAGGCCGAGATCGCGGCGTCCAGCCCTGCGGCAAGCTCGACGACTCCGAGCGCATCCTCCGTGCCTTCCGCCGTGCCCGGCCAGGGCGGCGGCGCTCCCGCCGTCAGCGAAATGTCGCCGGCCGACGCAGCCAAAGCCCGGCGCGACATCGCCGCGGATTCCAAGCGCGTGCGGATCCAGGCGCCCGGGATGCGCGGCACGATCTCGCCGGTCGGTGCGCGCATCGACGATGCGATCCTGACCCACTATCGCGAGACCCTCGACAAGGACAGCGACAACATTCACCTGCTGAAACCGGTCGGCGCGCCGAAATCCTATTATGCCGAGTTCGGCTGGGTACCGGAGGCCGCGGGAACGAAAGTCCCCGATGCCAAGACGGTCTGGAGCGCGGACAGCGACGTGCTGAGCCCCAGCCAGCCGGTGACCTTTACCTGGGACAATGGCGAGGGTCTGGTCTTCGAGCGCACCTATGCGATCGACGACGATTTCATGTTCACGGTGAAGCAGCGGGTCCGGAATACCGGCGATACGCCTGTCACCCTCTTCCCTTATGGCCTGCTGTCGCGTGGCGGCACCCCGAAGACGGCCGGCTTCTATATCCTGCACGAGGGCCCGCTCGGGGTCTTCGACGAGACCCTGAAAGAGGTCGATTACGACGACCTTCAGGAATCCGGCAAGGTCGAGGTCGAGGCGACCGGTGGCTGGATCGGGATAACCGACAAGTATTGGCTCGCGGCTCTGGTTCCGTCGCAGGACGAGGCCATGAAATACCGCTTCACGCATTCGATCCGCCAGCAGGACGATCGCTACCAGACCGACTATCTCGGCGCGGCCCGTTCCATAGCGGCGGGCGGCACGGCTGAAACGGAAGCCCATCTCTTCGCCGGCGCCAAGGAAGTGAAGCTGCTCGACCGCTACGAGGCGAAGTACGGCGTCGCCAATTTCGATCTCGCGGTGGATTTCGGCTGGTTCTATTTCCTCACCAAACCGTTTTTCTATGCGCTCTCCTGGATCCACGGGCTGGTCGGCAACTTCGGTATCGCCATCCTGATCTTCACCGTTTGCGTGAAGGCCGTGTTTTTCCCGCTCGCCAACAAATCCTACAAGTCGATGGCGAAGATGCGCGAGCTGACGCCGAAGATGCAGGCACTGCGCGAGCAGTATGGCGACGACAAGCAGCGCCTGAACCAGGAGATGATGGGGCTCTACAAGAAAGAGAAGGTCAATCCGGCCTCCGGCTGTCTGCCGATCGTGATCCAGATCCCGGTCTTCTTCGCACTCTACAAGGTGTTGTTCGTCTCGATCGAAATGCGCCACGCGCCGTTCTATGGCTGGATTCACGATCTCTCGGCGCCGGACCCGACCACGCTGTTCAATCTCTTCGGCCTGATCCCCTGGACCCCGCCGGCCTTCATTCCGCTGATCGGCGTCTGGCCGATCATCATGGGGCTGACCATGTTCCTGCAGCAGAAGCTGAACCCGCAGCCTGCCGACCCGATCCAGGCCAAGGTGTTCATGTTCCTGCCGCTCTTCTTCACCTTCCTGCTGGCCTCTTTCCCTGCCGGCCTGGTGATTTACTGGGCCTGGAACAACCTGCTCTCGATCGCCCAGCAGCGCCTCATCATGTGGCGCATGGGCGTGAAGTAG
- the yidD gene encoding membrane protein insertion efficiency factor YidD: MTRLITAPLVWLLSGLIHAYRLFISPLLGTNCRFEPSCSRYGLDAIRRHGPFAGSWLTLKRILRCHPWGGCGYDPVPERGGVASQTQQECRAE, encoded by the coding sequence GTGACCCGTCTCATAACCGCTCCTCTCGTCTGGCTGCTGAGCGGCCTGATCCACGCCTACAGGCTGTTCATCTCTCCGCTGCTGGGCACCAATTGCCGTTTCGAGCCGAGCTGTTCGCGCTACGGGCTGGACGCGATCCGCCGTCACGGGCCGTTTGCCGGCTCCTGGCTGACCCTGAAGCGGATTCTCCGTTGTCATCCCTGGGGCGGCTGTGGCTATGATCCGGTCCCCGAGCGGGGCGGGGTCGCTTCCCAAACACAACAAGAATGTCGGGCCGAATAA
- the rnpA gene encoding ribonuclease P protein component, with protein sequence MRNPSSGTLERLQKRSEFLNIARTGRKAVTQGLVLQARALEHGQEGLLRVGYTASRKVGGAVERNRARRRLRAVVHDALNTMAAPGHEFVLIARANTLSRSYDGLVADLKRALSKVGALKEETRP encoded by the coding sequence ATGCGCAACCCGTCCTCCGGTACGTTGGAGCGCCTGCAAAAGCGCAGTGAATTCCTCAACATTGCCCGGACCGGGCGCAAGGCCGTGACCCAGGGACTGGTGCTTCAGGCCCGTGCGCTTGAGCACGGCCAAGAGGGCCTTCTCCGGGTGGGCTATACCGCCAGCCGAAAGGTCGGCGGTGCGGTCGAGAGAAACCGCGCAAGACGAAGGCTGAGAGCCGTGGTTCATGATGCCTTGAACACGATGGCCGCACCTGGGCATGAATTTGTCCTGATCGCGCGCGCCAACACGCTCAGCAGATCGTATGACGGTCTCGTCGCCGACCTGAAGCGCGCGCTGTCCAAGGTCGGCGCCCTGAAGGAGGAGACGCGGCCGTGA
- the rpmH gene encoding 50S ribosomal protein L34 — translation MKRTYQPSVLVRKRRHGFRSRMATVGGRHVIRNRRAKGRKRLSA, via the coding sequence GTGAAACGCACCTATCAGCCGAGCGTCCTCGTACGCAAGCGCCGCCATGGCTTCCGGTCCCGTATGGCGACCGTCGGTGGCCGTCATGTCATTCGCAACCGGCGCGCCAAGGGCCGCAAGCGTCTGTCCGCCTAA
- a CDS encoding dihydrolipoyl dehydrogenase family protein, translating into MKTDAPAQRTEETLIETDICVIGGGSGGLSVAAGAVQMGASVVLFERGRMGGDCLNYGCVPSKALLAAGHAAATARSAGRFGVTLPEPEIDFARVHAHVQDVIAGIAPHDSVERFEKLGVRVIEAAASFADSRTVTGGGYRVRARRFVIATGSSAAIPPVAGLSETPYLTNETIFDLTERPAHLLIIGGGPIGCELAEAHRNLGSEVTVIEAAKLLGNEDPDAADLIRAHLAEIGVTLLEGALVKEASGKEGGIALSVETGGTLQKIEGSHLLVAAGRRANLDGLDLEAAGIETTRTGIKVDAGLKTSNRRVYAIGDAAGGLQFTHVAGYHASVVIRNALFRLPSKADMSAIPRVTYTDPELAQVGLLEAEARTKHGEKVRVLKWTYQENDRARAERAIEGFIKLIVLKNGQVIGATIVGRNAGELIQSWGLAIGQKIKIGAIASSIVAYPTLAEIGKRAAGSFFTETLFSPRMRKIVRFLAAFG; encoded by the coding sequence ATGAAGACAGACGCGCCCGCCCAGAGAACGGAAGAAACACTCATCGAGACCGATATCTGCGTCATCGGCGGCGGCTCCGGCGGTCTGTCCGTCGCGGCCGGGGCGGTGCAGATGGGTGCAAGCGTCGTCCTCTTCGAGCGCGGGCGCATGGGCGGCGACTGCCTGAACTACGGCTGTGTGCCGTCAAAAGCGCTTCTGGCAGCGGGGCACGCCGCGGCTACGGCGCGAAGCGCCGGCCGCTTCGGCGTCACTCTTCCTGAGCCGGAAATCGACTTCGCCCGGGTCCATGCCCACGTGCAGGACGTCATCGCGGGCATAGCCCCGCATGATTCCGTCGAGCGCTTCGAGAAGCTCGGCGTGCGGGTGATCGAGGCTGCCGCCAGCTTCGCCGACAGCCGTACCGTGACCGGCGGAGGCTACCGGGTGCGCGCCCGTCGTTTCGTCATCGCCACCGGATCCTCCGCGGCGATCCCGCCGGTGGCGGGGCTGTCCGAAACGCCCTATCTCACCAACGAAACCATCTTCGACCTGACCGAACGCCCCGCGCACCTCCTCATTATCGGCGGCGGGCCGATCGGCTGCGAGCTGGCAGAGGCGCATCGCAATCTTGGCTCCGAAGTGACCGTGATCGAAGCCGCCAAGCTGCTCGGCAACGAAGACCCGGACGCGGCAGACCTGATCCGCGCGCATCTCGCGGAGATCGGCGTCACGCTGCTCGAAGGCGCGCTGGTGAAGGAAGCGTCGGGCAAGGAAGGCGGCATCGCGCTCTCGGTCGAGACGGGCGGCACACTTCAGAAGATCGAAGGCTCCCATCTGCTGGTGGCCGCCGGCCGCCGTGCCAATCTGGACGGGCTGGATCTCGAGGCCGCGGGTATCGAGACGACACGCACCGGGATCAAGGTCGATGCCGGCCTGAAGACGAGCAACCGTCGGGTCTATGCCATCGGCGATGCCGCGGGCGGCCTTCAATTCACCCATGTCGCCGGATATCACGCTAGCGTGGTGATCCGGAACGCGCTGTTCCGCCTGCCGTCAAAGGCCGACATGAGTGCCATTCCCCGCGTCACCTACACCGACCCCGAGCTTGCCCAGGTCGGCCTGCTCGAGGCGGAGGCGCGCACGAAGCACGGCGAGAAGGTCAGGGTCCTGAAATGGACCTATCAGGAGAACGACCGCGCCCGCGCGGAACGGGCGATCGAAGGATTCATCAAGCTGATCGTGCTGAAAAACGGACAGGTGATCGGCGCGACCATCGTCGGCCGAAATGCCGGCGAACTGATCCAGAGCTGGGGGCTCGCGATCGGCCAGAAGATCAAGATCGGCGCCATCGCCTCCTCGATCGTCGCCTATCCAACCCTGGCGGAAATCGGCAAGCGGGCAGCCGGATCCTTCTTCACGGAAACCCTGTTCAGTCCGCGGATGCGCAAAATCGTCCGTTTCCTCGCCGCCTTCGGCTAA